CTTGAGGTAGTAGTTCGCActatgtatttttatatggtttagttttTCAAATTCTATTATAAGTACTAACTTAAAAATAATTGTTGTTGTGCAGATTTGTGAATGATGAAGGAAAAGTGATGGAGAGGTTTCTTGATCTTCAACATATTGAGAGATGTACCGCTATTGCTTTGAAGGAAGCTTTATTTGGTATGCTTTCTAGTCATAAGTTAACCATTTCTAAGATTTGGGGCAAGGTTATGACGGAGCTTCTAATATGAGAGGGGAATTTAATGGTATGCAGAAATTGATTCGGGATGAAAATCCTTATGCTTTTTATGTCCATTGTTTTGCCCAACAATTACAGCTAGTAGTTGTTGTTGTTTCAACTTCTACACCAGCAATTGCAGATTTTCATAATTATGTGCCTTTAATAGTCAACACAGTGGATGCATCTTATATGCAAAAGGTTGCCTTGTTGCAAAGCATCATGATGTATTGTTAGAAAAGGTGGAGAATGGTGAGATTACCACTAGAAGTGGTCTGAACCAAGAAAGTAGCCTAGCTAGGCCTGGAGATACTAGATGGGGGTCACATTTTAAAACTTTGTTTCGTATTTTGGTAATGTGGGAGGCTATCATAGATGTACTTGAGATTGTTAGGAAAGATTCTACTAAACCAACATTTAATGGTGGAGCATTTGGTTTGATGGGTAAAATGCAAAGGTTTGATTTTGTATTCATCATGCATTTGGTGATAGACATGTTGAGCATTACAGATGACTTGTCACGTGCTTTGCAAAGAAAGGACCAAGATATTGTTGAGGCAATGAGTTTGCTCAAGGATGTGAAAGAGCTCTTGCAGGAGAATGGATGGGAACCATTATTGAATAGGGGGATTTCATTCTATAATAAACATGTGATTAAAGTGCCAAAAATGGACAAGGAAGTAAATGAAAGAGGGGCATCTACACGTCGAAGGCACAAGGTAACAAATAAGCATTACTATCATGTTGAGATCTATCTTGCAGCCATCGATGCCATTTTGGTTGAAATGAATCATCGCTTTAGTGAAGTTAGTTCAGAGCTATTAGTATGCATGTCATCTCTTAATCCACATAATTCCTTCTCCAATTTTGATGTGGATAAGCTTGTGaagcttgctgaaatttatgttgaagcttgctgaaatttatgTTGAAGATTTTTTGGTTGGTGATCTTATGCTACTACGGACTCAACTTAGAAATTTTATTAGCAATGTTAGGAGAACTAAAGAATTTCTTGGATGTAAAGATCTTGCAAAGGTTGCTGAATTAATGGTTCAGATTGGAAAGAACAGAACTTATCACTTGGTGTATAGGCTCATTGAGTTATCATTGATACTTCCGGTGGCAATGGCTTCGGTTGAGAGGGTCTTTTCAGCTATGTGTCTTACAAAAAGATTTGCGAAACAAAATGGGGGATGAATGACTAAATGACTAGATGATTTGTTACACTGAGAAGCAGATTTTTAGAAGTATTAGTGATGAAAAAATCATCCAACACTTTGAAGAGATGAAAAGGCGTCGGACGTTATTGCCTCAACAAAAATGAGTGGTATGCTCCATGCCTCCATTATCTTCTTAGTTTCTAAactatttgaattcaaaataaGTATGTTTTGTTTATTCATTAATTTGCTATTTTCTTTGTATAGATTACTAGTCATGAAGAATAATAGGCGATTGGGCGACACACGTCATCTATTGGACATTGGTTTGGTATGGATAAAATTCACTATATATCATTAATTTGGTGTATGTGTGCTTTGAACTAGACATGTAGCCAATTTATATATAAGACATGTTTCAATTTATACTGCCCTAGTTTGTTCAGTCCCCACTATTATTTTTTCCTGGATCCACCCCCGAATCTTGCCACAATATTTGAATCTAGATTAACAGTGCCGTGCACACAAATCTAGATTAGAAATACACCGGTCTCTTTGGACTCTGAGATTAATCAAAAGGGTTTAACTTATGCAGTCACTGAATAGATCGATGAAGATCAGTGAGGCAAAGCAGTGCAGTCACTTGATCTACACCAACGAGTCAGGGAAGATGAAGACGATCGATGTTGTGCCTCCGTGCTCGCAGCGATAACAGGACAGCGATCGAGTCGTTGAAGACGTCGAGCGGCCGCATATTATATACGTTGTCCAGAAACCTTTACACCGCCTCCATGCAGGTGCATATGCAGCGAAGGTTTGAAGACACTGCTCATGAAGATGGTCGTTGCACGACGAGCACCACGGTCAGCTTGGATCTTATGGCAACGCAGCACGATGGCAATAGAGAATGTAGAGAGAAGATGATTGTTGTTCTATTTCTTTTTCAAGGACATCTCTCTGGCTCTTTTATACTGTATttttacggtacaatatacTACAAGTATATATGATCTAATAGTGtagattgatttgattttttagtTAATTAGATTGCATTATAATGTTTGAAAGGGTAATTTTGTCTTTTCTTCATTATTCTATTATCAGATCATGCTATCGTCACGTGTTTTGTCATCAAATGGCGCTTAGAATGTTCCTTCCCTAGTGTATGATAAGATTTAGGACGAGGTACTCCCAATTAGATTTAATTTGAACAAAAAATTACTAAAGTGttgttttattttctataaaatttctAACATGCCCTTCTATAgtatattgtaccgtaaaagttctcCTTTTATATAGCTCAATACAAAACGGCAGTCCACGCTCATGTTGCTTCTCTCCCGTCAAAGCCGGATCGGCTCCACGCGAAACGTCGCCACCAAACAGCCACTAGTTGAGGTTGTTGCATCTGCATGCAGGTGTCAATCCATCTGGCACACATATTATGCGGCTAACATTAGGCACTGAAATTAATGAAATGATCAATGTCTACAAGCATATTATTTTCATCAGTTTGTCCTTATGCAGTGTAAGAGCGAGTACAATAACCGGTGATAGTACAACCATCTCAGCAAAACTAATGAACTGGAGAACAGAGAAGAAGAAAGGTGATAGGAACGGGCGACTATTTTGTCGCCAGCTCTACGTGAGCTCCAAGGTGAAAAAGCCAGCAAGGTagaaatttttaacttttaaaaatgGTCATGGGTCCACACACAGTGAGATGAATACTATGAAAGATGCTTGTCAGTTGGATCccacagaaaaaaagaaatgcttCTTGGGGGCTGTGATGTACTGGATAATTTGCTCTCCATATTAACTGTTAGCTGATGTGGATATGGATATCGTCGGTAGCCAGTGATACTATTGAACATGCTCTAAGAGGGATGGAGCTGTACACACAATAAATAGCAATTGTTTTACCACAGCATCATTGCGTTGCAAGTAGAGATGACTAGAACATGGTGATGTTAAATTGTGGTCACATTTTGCATGTAGAGATGACTAGAACATGGTGATGTTAAATTGTGGTCACATTTTGCATGTTAATTTAGACATGTGAATTATTGAGATGTAAAATAGGTTTTGTACTCTGAGTTATCGTTATCGAGTAGGTGACATGCCTCGGCAGGATTCACGTACTCCCTGTTTCTAGTTTGGAATTGTGATTACTATGCCGATAAGGGTAAATAAGGGTTGGTGGTTATTCGAACGTATGCGCATGCTTCCACGATCCCCACACTTATGGAATAACAGCAGATTAGGGAATTAATTGAAGTGCATGTcaagaaaatattaaaaagtTAAGAGAATGTACTTTATTAGGGTCGGTTCATTTAAGATAAAGTATTTCTATTGATATGTATTGAATTAAATAAGAAAAATCGTATCACTTCTGAATAATTTGAATTGTTAGCAAGTAGGCTTAGTTCGAATAGGTTGTTAATTAACTGCAGCTTTTTGATGGCACATAAAACGCAGCAAGTCATTAACACAAGAATTGATGGCACATAAAACGTAGAAAGTCATTaacacaagattaattaaatattaactattataaatttgaaaaataaatttatttgattttttaaagaaatttctatatatacttttttgaaaaacaatacttcctccgtccctcctcaggatttgtcccaaaatataacaacttctccaccaacattctctttccaaccaatcacaacctacCATTCACTTTTCTCAACTActtccactactcatccaatcacaaccctccaccactcacttctacctattttcttaataaccgtgtctaacCCTAAGACTTcttatattctaggacggagggagtattatttagcATTTTTGAGAAACGTGCTAATGGAAAACAAGGTAGCAGCCAAACAGAAATCTGATTCAAACTGAGCTTAAATATGTTGGCTGTAGTCTTCCAACCGGGTAATTAGAATGGAAACTAGCCAATTGATATATAGTATTTAGTATTTACAGATAGATACATATTTGAAAGGTTCAATGTTAACCATCAAATGGCGAGAAAACTGGGCGGTTCGTTTGAAATTACTATTTAATTTGGTATTTTAGAGTTATGGGATAATTTCTATAGCTTAAAAACTTAAtatttactccatccgtcccaaaatataacaaattctTGCTATATTAGTTAAATATATGTTCAGATACATagtcaaaagttattatattgtAAGACAAAGGTAGTATATAGTTTTGAACACGGAAAGAACGATGGAAAAGCGAGCACGCCAGATCAAGGAAACACCGCAGGGGCCGACAAAATAACGTGAAGTATCAACCATACTAGCGTTAAGCGGGCGGAAAGCTTCGTTTCTACTGCTATCGTCCGGCTACAGATGAAGCGCCCGTTctattctctctccttttctcacTCTTCCACCTAGGATTAGGCTAATGTAGATCAATCTACCGCCTGCTAAGTCAGTCTTATTGTACCTGTTCTAAAACCGTCCCTATCCTTTGTCAACAGCTTACGCTCATGCAAGAATGTTGTTTGTCACAGCTTTGCTGCTAGCACACACTTTCGACCCACCAAACCCATTGCCTTGTTGGCCCATGTGAGCTTTTTTCTTTGACACATGGCCAAGGAGCAatgtccttttgaaaaaaaaaaactgaccaCAGTCGTACATTTAGACTGTGTTCTTTCCCCCAACTTTTTCAACTTCTACTTGTTTTTCGCGCGTACGTTTCCCAAATTGCTAGATGGTGtaatttttagaaaaactttatatatgaaagttacttttaaaaatcatatgaactcatttttcaagttttttttggcaaatACTTTATTAATCGTGCGCTAATAGAAAATACCGTTTTCCATGCGGACAGGTGGACTTtccgaacgcagccttagaaCCTGTCGAGCTAGCGGTTAAACTGTTAGACCAGTAAACGTGGAGCACGTACGGGCAGTTCAATGACCAGTTGGGCTTCTCCAATGAACATTGCAGCCTGCGCTTGGATGCAATTTCAAACCATAACCATTAATCAGTGAAATTACGCCTACGGTATTTAGATTTCACTAACTGTCACCTGTATATTAGAGTGCTGTTATTTCAGTGGTAACAAGCTAACTTGATGAGTAAGCAAATATGAGTAACTGAACGATATCAATATGAGTAATTGAGTAATGGAACGATCTCCTTCTACGATTTTGGTGAGGGAAAAGAGAAGCTTGAAGGTTCAGAAAATCTGAGCCAAAGGAATTTGTGAAAAACagttattttcaaaaaaaaatgtttcataagATTGATGTACAGGTTTTTCTTCAGATTCATGAGCTTTATCCTCTCATTCGCATGACTCATGAGGAAAAAATCACACGATCATACATACCTTATCAACCATGAGCAACCATCCAGTAAATATTGATATTTGCACAGAGCTGTGATGAAGTCTTGGTCAGTTAttatgaatctttttttttgtgtgtatatatatatatatatagtgcttGCGCTATGCTAACCTGGCATTCCTCTATGCAGTAAATATCTAGACGAAAAGTAGCAAATATCATCTTAACAGACGGAAAGTAGCAAATATCATCTTAATCTATTTTTAGCAATTCTAATTGAGATATTAGAGAAAACCAAACCAATAACCACTGTACAGTCGATGAATACCCATGTTCATATTTAATCCATTTATTGTtaagttagggtgtgtttgaggagaagggaattggggagattgggaagatacgcaaaacgaggtgagccattagcacatgattaattgagtattaactactttaaactttaaaaatggattaatatgattttttaaagcaactttcctatataattttttttaaaaaaacacaccgtttaatagtttgggaagcgtgcgtgtGGAAAACGAGATACTTTTCTCTCTCAATCCCTTGGATCGATCAGGAACGAACGAAGCCTTAGATCACTAGGGTAATAATCATTCACGTCAGAACTAGCATAAGCTCTCATCACGGTTGGCTGCTTAGCTGATTTACAATACCAATTGTCTGTTCTAATTACTGTACCAGTGGACATAGATGGGCCAAAATTTGACCAATCAGTTGGCAGGAGAACCAGTAGCTTTAGATTGACAGAATGATTGTTTTGTTGATGTCTTGGACCAAATACAAGTGTCATAACTTTTGTGATTGAAAGACAAAGTGAAACTCCTAATGCTTATAAACATAGTATTGGAGCTCCTGCCGTCTGTGCCATCTGTTTTGAACATCACAAATTTTATCCACCCGTAAATTGCACCCTCAATTCTCAACCTTGGATAATTCATAAAGTCCGGAACCCCCAACGGTGGTTATTGATGAGGACTTGGATAATTCATAAAGTCCGGAACCCCCAACGGAGGGACATAGCCCGTAATGTCCATTGTAAACAACAAATCATAGACAAATGAACTACTCATTGATTAGCAATTTTGATGTAATTTAATAAATCAACACTTTTATTCAATATGCCTACAAAATATTACTGTAGAACTATAATGTAGTTGACAAACATTACTTCATCTTCCAAGTATTAGTAATGTCCTAACCATTTCCGCTCCTAAATATTAGGACCATACCCAAAAATAACCCAACATTCGTTCCTTCTCCATTATGTACTAAACCCTACCATTACCACACTAATATCCACATCTACACTTCAAACAAATGATACCAAGTAGGTCCAAACACAATTCCCCACTCCATAAAACATAAACAACGGACAATAAAACTCAAATAGATTGGAACTACTCAAACCCTAACCATAAACTCTAATCTATGGAAGGCATGAGGTGGCAATACAAGTTCCAACCTAGAATAGATAGATCAAACACTATATTTTAGATAATTGCAGGGGAAGAAGTAAACTCACTTTTGAAATCACCTAGGCTCCTCGGAAACCCTTGTTTGGTTGCTAAAAAAATGAGTGAGAGATGGATGGATATAAGGAGGGAGGGGCTATCAAGTCCCCTACCTTAGCACCAACGGGCCTAGTGCTGAGGTTGGGAGCTCAGCGCCAATCGGGTGATTGGCGTTGAGACATTGCCACGTTGGCGAGGGGATCGGTGCCCAGGCCACATTAGTAGGGGTTGGCGCCAATTCGATTGCCGTTGAGCCATTAGACCTTAGTGCCAATAGGCCTAGTGCTGAGCTTTGGCCTATTTTTTGTTGATGTTTTTCTTCTGTGAAAGGGTAATTGAGTCAACACGATAATTTGATTAATCATGGACCACGAGTACATATAGGCACGTACATCCTTATCTCTACAACTGACTTATAAAAACATAATCATGAGAGAATCAAGGAAAACCGACAAGAGATAAGAATACAAAATTGTA
This genomic window from Oryza sativa Japonica Group chromosome 12, ASM3414082v1 contains:
- the LOC107279632 gene encoding uncharacterized protein; translation: MADKTLRKFAATSADNMATGPQINMGDVDFDLKSSLITMAQASLFCDKPNEHANAHLQQFRRSSAYVVRFLIEQGDAFRAYDESNTSLAAFCGHDESDTSLPSARDLTKPCAKKVTAVIMDEIGDRNLCALIDESRDVSIKEQMGVILRFVNDEGKVMERFLDLQHIERCTAIALKEALFGCLVAKHHDVLLEKVENGEITTRSGLNQESSLARPGDTRWGSHFKTLFRILVMWEAIIDVLEIVRKDSTKPTFNGGAFGLMGKMQRFDFVFIMHLVIDMLSITDDLSRALQRKDQDIVEAMSLLKDVKELLQENGWEPLLNRGISFYNKHVIKVPKMDKEVNERGASTRRRHKVTNKHYYHVEIYLAAIDAILVEMNHRFSEVSSELLVCMSSLNPHNSFSNFDVDKLVKLAEIYVEAC